From Carnobacterium alterfunditum DSM 5972:
GGCTTCCATTAAAGGTGTGAAATCGACCATTCCAAAGGCTGCAGCAGAGATATAACCAACAACGATTGAAATTAAAATTGGGATCGTGGATAAAAATCCTTTAAACAGTACCGAACCTAAAATCGCTACACCTAAAGTGATGGAAAAGACGATGAAGTCCTGTGTTGCGGCAGTATCGGTCATTAAGTTGGCACCTATCGAACCGCCTTGGACGGTATTACTTGCTAGCTCCAATCCAATCAAAGCAACGACAGCACCCATTGCAGCTGGTGGAAGAACGATGTTGATCCATGCTGTACCTACACGTCTGATAAATAAGGCTAAAAGACAGCCAATGATCCCTAATACAACGAATCCTCCTTGAGCATAAGCAAATCCTTGGTTCGCAATAATAATACTTGCAGGTCCAATGAAGGCAAAACTTGAACCAAGATAAGCAGGAGCTTTTCCTTTAGTAATAAGAATAAATAATAATGTAGAAATTCCATTCATTAACAAAACAATACTAGGGTTAATACCAAAGATGATGGGCACTAATACCGAAGCTCCAAACATAGCAAATGTATGTTGCAAACTTAACGGAATGAGTAATTTCATAGGGACCTTTTCATCTATTTGAATAATTTTTTTGCTTGACATGTACGATTCCTCCTATTTTTGGGCACAAAAAATGCCCTCTTTGAATGGTGTATTCGCAAAAGGACCTCAGGTATCGTATCATAAATTGACTTGTTACCCTTTTTAATCTCTCTGGATTAAATTAAAAGGACTTCGCTTTGATTTATTCTAGCAGTAAATAATAGAAATTACAACAAACTATTAATAAATAATTAGATTATCCAAGTGTAGTTTATTGATAGGGTGTATTTTAAAACTATCTTGTTAAGAGAAAAATGGCCGCTACTGCTACTGTTTCTAAAATAAACCGATTTGACAGTGAAAAAGGGAAAGAAAGTCGCTACTCAAAGTAGACTATCATTTGAGTCTGTGGAACGAGCGCTAGTTCGAGTAACTGAGAGTCATTTTTCCATTTGAGTCTGTGGAACGAGCGCTAGTTCGAATAACTGAGAGTTGATTTTCTATTTGAGTATCCGCAACGAGCGTTAGTTCGAGTAACTGAGAGTTGATTTTCTATCTGAGTATCCGTAACGAGCGTTAGTTCGAGTAACTGAGAGTTGATTTTCTATTTGAGAAGCCGTAACAAGCGCTAGTTCGAGTAACTGAGAGTCGTTTTTCCATTTGAGAAGCCGTAACGAGTGTTAGTTCGAGTAACTGAGAGTCGTTTTTCCATTTGAGAAGCCGTAACAAGCGTTAGTTCGAGTAACTCAAAATAGAGAACTATTCTATTTGACTCCATGACTCATTAAGTCGTTCTTATTATTCGATTCTGATCTTAATCACCCCTTATCTTTCTCAGTTAGCCCAAAATCAGAATAGTCATTAGTTTTAAAGCACATCCTATTTACTGTAACTTCTTATCTTGGTAAATTAATTCTATTTGTATGGATCAGAATAGATTCCAATACCTGTAACTATTGGTTTAATAGAGTCTCATGTATACTATTAATGAATAGAAAAGGTAACCAGAGACGTGTATTCGAATAAGCGATTATTAGAAAGAGCGAAAGATTCTTTTCTCTTTTTCCGTAAGTGATTGCATCTAAAGGAGGGGAATAGTGTGGAACAACCGACAAATCAAACAGGTTCAAATTGGCAACGGACAACTGTTTTATTTCTAAGTAGTCAAACAATCTCATTGTTTGGGTCTTCACTAGTCCAGTACGCAATTACGTGGTACCTTACTTTGAGAGAGCAATCAGGTGTGATCATGATGCTATCTGTCGTTTTTGGATTTCTGCCGACCTTCTTCTTGTCACCTTTTGCTGGAGTGTGGGCGGATCGCTACGATCGTAAAAAACTTATTATTCTTTCAGATGCGGTCATTGCTATTTCAACCTTACTTTTGATTTTGTTATTTTTAAGCGGGGAAGGTTCAATATGGGCCTTATTGATTGCTTCAGCTATTCGAGCTTTAGGTGCGGGAATTCAGACCCCAGCGGTTAGTGCGGTATTACCTCAAATAGTACCAAAAGATAAATTGACTAAAGTTAATGGATTCAATGGAAGTATTCAAGCCCTTACGATGTTAGCTTCACCGATGGCAAGTGGAGCATTATTAAACTTTGCTTCACTTGAAATTATTTTCTTTATTGATGTTATTACAGCAATAGCGGCTATTATTATCTTAGCCTTTTTCTTGAAAATCCCTTCTCACAATAAGGCTACACAAGTTCAAGAAAATTCTTATTTAACTGACCTTAAATTGGGTTTTATGTATCGTGGATTGTAAGATTAAGCTATACAAATAAAAAAGCCATTCGTGATACACTCTAATTGTATTTCCAACCATAGAAAACAAGGAGTGATCACAAATGACCTATACCCATATTACCATGGATGAACTAGTGATGATAGAAGCTTATTACCATCAAGGTATTCCAGTTGCTAAAATAGCTGCTTACTTGAATCGTACTCGAACACCGATTAATAATGTTATCAGGTTCTTCAGAGCAGGACATACAGCTTTCGAGTATTACCTACGGTATAAGAAAAACAAGAAGCAGTGTGGACGCGAAAAAGTTGTTTTACCAGAAGAACAACATCTTTATATCAAGGAAAAAGTAGCTGAAGGCTGGACGCCTGATGTCATTATTGGCCGTAAAGAAATGACAATAGACTGTTCCGTACGAACACTTTATAGACAATTTAAAGAAAAAACATTCGATGAAGCTACCCTTCCAATGAAAGGGAAAAGAAAGCCTAACGGACATCAAGAACGTAGAGGTAGACAAGCTTATAAACGAAATATCTCTGAAAGAATAATAGATTATCCAACATTTAAAGAAGAATTTGGTCATATCGAAGGAGATACCATTGTAGGTGTCCGCCACAAAAGTGCGGTCATTACTCTAGTAGAGATTTTATCGAAAGCTATCATTACCTTAAAGCCCAAAGGGCGTAAAGCCTGCGACATTGAGAGTGCTATGAATCAATGGTTCCAATCCATACCAAAAAAATTATTCAAATCCATTACTTTTGATTGCGGTAAGGAGTTCTCCAACTGGAAATCTTTGTGCAACCAGCATGATGTCGCTATCTACTTCGCTGACCCTGGAACGCCTTCACAACGAGCTTTAAACGAGAATTCTAATGGGCTTCTTCGAAAAGATGGATTGCCAAAAGAAATGGATTTCAACGAAGTTGATCAGGCTTTCGTATCGTCTGTTGCACACAAACGGAATATAATTCCAAGAAAGTCATTAAATTACCAAACACCGCTGGAAGTTTTTATGAGTTACATGGATGAAGATATTTTGTATAGCTTAATTTGACAAATCAGATATATTAAAAATCAAGAATTTTTAAAGAAGCTATATAGTTATTTCTCGCTAGCTTATTTACTGGCAGCTCCAGTTTCTTTCTTGACACCTCTACAAGTGACACGTAACTATGGCGGCGATGTATGGAGGTTAACTATGATCGAAGTAGCTTTTTCAACAGGTATGATCATTGGAGGCTTGATAGTCGCTTTTTGGGGAGGGTTTAAGAATCGAATACATTCGATTGCGTTTGCTATTCTAATGATGGGAGTCTGTACAGTTCTTTTAGGAGTGATTCTTAATTTTTGGTACTACTCTCTTATTATGGCTTTATTTGGTATGGTAATACCATTATTAAGTGCATCAACGATCGTGTTACTTCAGGAGAAAGTACCAGAAGACTATTTAGGAAGAGTGTTTGGAGTGGAAACAATGATTGCTACAGCAATGATGCCATTAGGAATGGTGCTTTTTGGTCCATTGGCGGATCTAGTCCGGATCGAGTGGCTTCTCTTAGTCTCTGGCCTACTCCTCTTTATCGTGACGTTATTTATGTTTAATGATAAACAACTTTTGAAATCAGGGGAACCAAAAGAGAATGATCAGTAGTTTTTTATCAATGAGGTCTAGGAAGATAGTGTGCCAAAAGGGGTACACTTAAATATGCAGCAATCTTTTAGCAAAGGGTGCAATACGATGAATAAAGCTTTATACTATATAATAGTTAACAATTTGAGAAAGTCTTTGGAGGGTAAAATAAGATGAATAATAACGATCGATTAGTAAGACTAAGATACGCTTTAGATATTAAAGATAAAGAGATGGTAGAGATCTTTAAATTAGGCGGATTAGAAATAACAAAAGAAGATATCAAAAAAATGTTGGATAAATCAAAAAAACAAAATTCTGATAATGCAAAAGAAAATGATTTCCAAGAAAATGAGTATGTAAAAAACTGCTCTAATCAAACATTAGAATCTTTTTTAAATGGTTTGATCATATTCAAAAGAGGCAAAAAAGAATCAGCAGTCAATGAACCAGAAAAAAAAGCGCCAATGATGATAACGAATGAAAATGTGAATAATATGTTGCTTAAAAAAATTAAAATAGCTCTTTCCCTTACGAGTGAAGATATGTTAGGTATTTTAGGAAATGCGGGAGTCGAAATATCAAAAAGTGAATTAAGTGCAGTCTTTAGAAAAGAAGGACATCGAAATTACAAAGAATGCGGTGATCGATACGCTAGAAACTTTTTGAAAGGCTTAGCTATAGCATGGCGTGAAGAGTCTTGATGAATATTAATAGGCTGTAAGGCCGTATTGATATCTTCTACAGCTTAATTTGATAAAGCAAAACTAAAAAAAGATTCTTCAAGAAAATAGATTGATAATAAAAAATAAACCACTATAATTGAAAAGAATATAAAAAAATGCGTTAGATTTAGGCAACATGTAGGCAAACTTATTTATTCTTAATAGTAGAACCAAAATAAAAACCGTTAGTACGACAAAAATCGTCTAACTTTTTTTTGTTTAAAAGGATAGCTGCTAAAATCTAGCAACTATATAGGAGGAAAGCATATTAAAAAAGTAGGGTTTGATCCACAAAAATATATTGAAGAACAATCAAAATATATCCTTGAACGAGTAAATGATTACGATAAATTATATCTTGAATTTGGTGGAAAACTTATTGGGGACAAGCATGCTAAGCGTGTATTGCCAGGGTTTGATGAGAATGCCAAAATCAAATTATTGCAAAAATTGAAAGATCAGGCTGAAATCATTATTTGTGTGTATGCTGGAGATATCGAACGCAATAAAATTCGCGGCGATTATGGCATTACTTATGATATGGATGTTTTAAGATTGATTGATGAACTAAGAGGATATGGTCTAGAAGTAAATAGTGTAGTGATCACTCGATATAATGGTCAGCCTTCCACAAAACTCTTTATCAATAAGCTAGAAAGAAGAGATATCAAAGCTTCACGCATGCTGCAATCGAAGGATACCCATCAGCTATCGAAACAATTGTAAGTGAAGAAGGATTTGCTAAAAATGAGTACATTCCAACAACGAAACCAATTGTTGTTGTTACAGCGCCAGGTCCTGGAAGTGGGAAATTAGCAACGTGTTTAAATCAGCTTTACCATGAGCGCCATCAAGGGAAAACAGCTGGTTATTCAAAATTTGAAACTTTCCCAGTTTGGAATGTACCATTGAAACATCCGCTTAACATTGCTTATGAAGCGGCTACGGTAGATTTGAAAGATGTAAATATGATCGATAATTTTCACTTTGAAAAATACAATCAAGTAGCGATCAACTACAACCGTGATCTTGAAACATTCCCAGTTATTAAAAAAATCATTGAAAAAATTACTGGAAAAGAATCAGTATACCAATCTCCGACAGATATGGGTGTTAATCGTGTAGGATTTGGTATTATTGATGATGAATTTATTAAAGACGCCTCTAAACAAGAAATCATTCGTAGAAGCTTTTCGACAGAGTGTGATTTTAAAAAAGGGCTAATAGATGAAGAAATTTTAAACCATATGAAATTGATCATGGAAGAAGTCGAACTGAAAAAAGAAGATAGAGTACCAGTGGCGCCAGCTCGTAGATATGCTGAACAGATAAGAGAACATTCTGAAGCGACTGACATGCCAGCGGTTATCGCATTCGAAATGCCAGATGGCCAAATTGTAACGGGCAGAACGACTGCTTTAATGGATTCGTGTTCTGCAGCCATTTTAAATTCGATCAAGGTTTTGGCTCATATTTCAGATGAGATCCATTTATTATCGCCAAATATTTTAGAAACGATCCAAAAACTTAAAGTGAATGATCTTCACAGTAAAATGGCAGCGTTGAATGCAAATGAAGTTCTGATTGCTCTTGCGATAAGTGCAGTCACTAATCCAACAGCTCAATTAGCCTACAATAAATTATCGGAGTTGCAAGATGTTCAAGCACACTCAACTGTAATGCTGAATAAAGATGATGAACAAACCCTTCGTAAATTAGGCCTAGATATCACGTGTGATCCATTTTATCCATCAGAGAATTTGTATTACGTTTAAATCAAAAAAGGGAATTGAGATCTTTATCTCAATTCCCTTTTTTTGGTTTAAAAAATAGTGAAGTAGAGGAGGGTGTGCAGCACTTGGAATGTAAGCGTTACGTTTCTGTTGCGATAGATGATTAGATTCTATATAATTAATTTAAAGTGACAGAAAAATGAGTTTTTAATGTGAATTTTTCTGTTATAAAAAAAGAAATGAGGATGAACATGGATTGGGATAAGGAAATACACGTTTTAGCAACTAAATTTGCACCTTTTATTGAAAGTGGGATCTATATCCATGATGGAACGCAAAAATTAGCTAGTAGAAATGAAGAAGAGTTATTTCCTGCTACAAGCATCATCAAGCTTCCAATCTATCTTTATTATTATGAACAAGCCATTCAAGGGAACCTTGATTTAATGCATAAAATAAAAGTTTCAAAGACCGGTCGTGCAAATGGATCTGGAGTATTACACATTTTGACGTCTATTGAGGAATGGAGTATTGAAGAACTTCTGCAATTGATGATTGCTGTTTCCGATAATGAAGCTACTAATCGGTTGATTTATTATGCGGGATTAGAAAGTATACAGACGTGGATAAAAACAAAGAAGTGGGGTAAAAGAATAGCTTTAAGGCGGTACTTAATGGATTATGAATCTGGTTTAGTCAATGAGATCTCACCGCGAGGAGCCTTGGAGATTTTAAAAGAAATCATCGAGCTAGGAAACAAGCATCCAACGGTGAAAGATCAAATAGAAAAACCTTTTTTGTTGCAACAGTTTCGAACCGGGCTGCCAGGTTACTTGGATGAAAGAGCGATCCCTAATTTAGAAATGCTAAACAAAACTGGTGAAGACAACGGGATCCGTCACGATGTTGGATTGTTCAGATATAAAGATCAAACTGTTTTTATTGCTGCATTAAACAAAGACGTGAAAGAAGAAGCAAAGGCAATAGAATGGATGGAAGAGTTAGGGAAATTAGTATTTGAATTTTTAACAGAGGAGACTGACTGAATAATAGCTTTCTTGCTAGTTAAAGTAAAAAGTCGGTGGTAAGGAGAGAGTGGATAAATGAGAAATATGGTCAATACGACAACAACTTTTTTATGGTCAAAAAATGAATACCATCCTATTCAGGAGAAACTGCTAACACAAAATAGAAAAGAAAATTTTTATACCTTATCAGATGGGGACGCACTAAAACTATATGAGGATCGTTTAGTAGATTCGGAACTGCTTTATGGTGATATTGTTGAAGTAATTGAAATTATTGGAACATTTGCTAAAGTAACCGTCCCAAAACAAGCTTATAAAAATGATCCTAATGGATATCCAGGCTGGGTAATAGCTAAAGACCTTACCGCTGTGCCAGATGGCTGGTCAGAAGCATTAAAACAGGTTGCTGTTAGTCGGTCAACGGCAAAAATTAGTTTTATAAGTGAAACAAAAACGTCTCAAGTAGTTTCTATTGGTACAATTTTAACTGTATTAGAAGCTACAGCTAAACAATATAAAGTCCTTACACCAGATGGTATTGGTTTTATAGCAGAAAGTGATGCTCGCATAATCGGGGACTTACCAGTAAATGCTGTTGAACAAATGATTAATAGCGCAAAATCTTTTTTAGATTTGAGATATGTATGGGCGGGAACAAGTGCAGCCGGATTTGATTGTTCCGGATTTGTGTATACATTGTTTCGAACCTTTGGCATTTGGTTGAGCCGGGATGCTCAAGAGCAAGTATTTGAAGGGGAAGTTCACACTTATGAGGAAGCAATTCCAGGCGATTTATTGTTTTTCGCTTATCAAGAAGGTAATGGAGAAGTTCACCATGTAGGAATTTATTTAGGGGATGATCAAATGATCCATTCACAAACTCCTGGATCAAAAGTAATGGTCACTAAGCTTGAAGGAACAAAGTACCAGAAGGAGTTATGTGCTGTGAGGCGTTTTTTTTAAAGGGGTATAAAAATAAAAAAAATATGAGAGGGTGATAATAAATGAAAAATCAAATAAAAGGCTTGGGTATACTTAGTTTAACAGTGTTATTAACAGCATGTGGGGGTGCGGATCCTGAAGGGTCTTCAACTGCGAACTCTTCTGCTGATGGCGAGAAAAAGCTAGCTGATACACAAGAATTACGTTTAACAGCTTCCTCAGAAATTCCTTCTATGGATACAGCTTTAGCAACTGATTTAACAAGTTTTACCGTTATGAATAATGTTTTTGAAGGGTTGTATGTTTTAGGACCAGATTCTGAGCCTGTTTTAGGTGTGGCAGCTGAAGAACCTATCATCAGTGAAGATGGAAAAACGTATACCTTTAAGATACGTGAAGACGCTGTTTGGTCTAATGGAGAAGCTGTTACAGCAGATGATTTTGTCTATGCTTGGCAAAAAGTCGTGGCACCGGAAACAGCAAGCGGATATGCCTATATGTTTGACGGCTTGATCCAAAATGCTACTGAAGTTATAAATGATGAATTAGATCCAACGGAGTTAGGTGTTAAAGCAATCAATGCTACTGATTTAGAGATTACATTGGTGCAGCCAACACCTTATTTTGATCAGTTATTGACGTTGCCTTTTTTCTTTCCCCAAAATAAAGTTTTTGCCCAAGAACAAGGCGATGAGTATGGGAGCACACATGAAAATTTGATTTATAATGGTCCATTTGTATTAAAAGGATGGGATCAAGCAAGCAGTATGGGATGGACATTTGAAAAGAATGAAGACTATTGGGATGCTGAATCGGTTATTTTGGATACAATAACCGTTGATGTAATCAAAGAAGTTACCACGGAGTTAAATTTATATGAAAATGAGGATACCGACATTGCCTTTTTATCAGGAAATTTTGTCTCTCAATATATTGAAGACCCTAATTTTCATTCATCATTGAATGCGACAACTTTTTACATTGAAATGAATAACTTAAATAACGAAGAATCAACGGAATTAAGCAATGGGAATATCCGATTAGCTATCGCCTCTGCTATTGATAAAGAAGGCTACACGAAGAGTGTCTTGCAAGATGGATCAGAGCCGATTGATGGATTTGTTCCAGCCGGTTTAGCAAGTAATCCAGGAACAGATACAGATTATCGTGAAGATGCTGGGGATCTATTAACTTATGATTTAGAAAAAGCTGAAAAAGCTTGGGAAACGGGGCTATCAGAATTAGGTACGGACAGTATCGAGTTAGAATTGATTACCTCAGATACAGAAGATTCAAAACGATTGGCAGAATATTTACAGGATCAATTACAAAAAAATTTACCAGGTTTGACTGTTAAGTTGAGAAGTATGCCATTCAGTATGAAATTGGAAACAGTTCGTGCAGGCGACTATGATATGGCTGTTAATTCATGGATTGCTGACTTTGCAGATCCAATCAATTATGTAGAACGTTTTGATACAGACATCAATCGTATGAATTATTCGAATACAGAGGTAGATGCTTTAGTAGACAAAGCAAAAGCAACTTATGATGATGACGAAGCGCGCTGGGAAACATTAGTTGAAATTGAACAAGTTGCTTTAGGTGAAGATGCAGCTCTTGCACCATTATATCAATCAGCGGATTCATATCTATTAAATCCAAATGTTGAAGATTTTTACAAACGTGTTTTCGGTCCAGATAGTTATAAATGGACCTGGATAGAAGCTAAATAAATGAATAATAAATAAAAAATAGAAAGCGTTATCATTTATTTCTAGCTTTGGATAGCGAATGCTTTACAATGATTTTTTTTAGCGGTACATTAAGGGAACAACGCTTGAAAGCGTATTATATTATGGGAGGGAACAAAATGACAAAAGAATATATTATGTCGATCGACCAAGGTACTACTAGTTCTAGAGCGATAATATTTGATAAAGCAGGAAACCCTAAATGGAGTTCTCAAAAAGAATTTACACAATATTTTCCTCAACCAGGTTGGGTAGAACATGACGCTAACGAAATTTGGATTTCGGTTTTATCCGTTATTGCAGGTGTTTTAATCGAAGCAGGACTAAAACCAGATGATATTGATAGCATTGGGATCACCAACCAACGTGAAACGACAGTTGTTTGGGACAAAGAAACAGGTAGACCGATTTATCGTGCAATTGTATGGCA
This genomic window contains:
- a CDS encoding MFS transporter translates to MEQPTNQTGSNWQRTTVLFLSSQTISLFGSSLVQYAITWYLTLREQSGVIMMLSVVFGFLPTFFLSPFAGVWADRYDRKKLIILSDAVIAISTLLLILLFLSGEGSIWALLIASAIRALGAGIQTPAVSAVLPQIVPKDKLTKVNGFNGSIQALTMLASPMASGALLNFASLEIIFFIDVITAIAAIIILAFFLKIPSHNKATQVQENSYLTDLKLGFMYRGL
- the uraA gene encoding uracil permease, translating into MSSKKIIQIDEKVPMKLLIPLSLQHTFAMFGASVLVPIIFGINPSIVLLMNGISTLLFILITKGKAPAYLGSSFAFIGPASIIIANQGFAYAQGGFVVLGIIGCLLALFIRRVGTAWINIVLPPAAMGAVVALIGLELASNTVQGGSIGANLMTDTAATQDFIVFSITLGVAILGSVLFKGFLSTIPILISIVVGYISAAAFGMVDFTPLMEASLFTMPHFQWAKFDVNAILTMLPVLLVLTSEHIGHQVVTSNVVGHDLIKDPGLHRSLFADNLGTALSGLIGGVPTTTYGENIGVMAITRVYSVRVIAGAAIFSICMAFIGPLAAFISTIPGNVIGGVTFLLYGMIGTSGLRLLVESKVDYGKSKNLILTSIVLVSGLSGLTVNFAGIQLKGMILASVVGIVLSVAFYLFERAGLMNESSED
- a CDS encoding DUF1456 family protein, coding for MNNNDRLVRLRYALDIKDKEMVEIFKLGGLEITKEDIKKMLDKSKKQNSDNAKENDFQENEYVKNCSNQTLESFLNGLIIFKRGKKESAVNEPEKKAPMMITNENVNNMLLKKIKIALSLTSEDMLGILGNAGVEISKSELSAVFRKEGHRNYKECGDRYARNFLKGLAIAWREES
- a CDS encoding IS30 family transposase, which gives rise to MTYTHITMDELVMIEAYYHQGIPVAKIAAYLNRTRTPINNVIRFFRAGHTAFEYYLRYKKNKKQCGREKVVLPEEQHLYIKEKVAEGWTPDVIIGRKEMTIDCSVRTLYRQFKEKTFDEATLPMKGKRKPNGHQERRGRQAYKRNISERIIDYPTFKEEFGHIEGDTIVGVRHKSAVITLVEILSKAIITLKPKGRKACDIESAMNQWFQSIPKKLFKSITFDCGKEFSNWKSLCNQHDVAIYFADPGTPSQRALNENSNGLLRKDGLPKEMDFNEVDQAFVSSVAHKRNIIPRKSLNYQTPLEVFMSYMDEDILYSLI
- a CDS encoding MFS transporter translates to MKNQEFLKKLYSYFSLAYLLAAPVSFLTPLQVTRNYGGDVWRLTMIEVAFSTGMIIGGLIVAFWGGFKNRIHSIAFAILMMGVCTVLLGVILNFWYYSLIMALFGMVIPLLSASTIVLLQEKVPEDYLGRVFGVETMIATAMMPLGMVLFGPLADLVRIEWLLLVSGLLLFIVTLFMFNDKQLLKSGEPKENDQ
- a CDS encoding peptide ABC transporter substrate-binding protein, whose translation is MKNQIKGLGILSLTVLLTACGGADPEGSSTANSSADGEKKLADTQELRLTASSEIPSMDTALATDLTSFTVMNNVFEGLYVLGPDSEPVLGVAAEEPIISEDGKTYTFKIREDAVWSNGEAVTADDFVYAWQKVVAPETASGYAYMFDGLIQNATEVINDELDPTELGVKAINATDLEITLVQPTPYFDQLLTLPFFFPQNKVFAQEQGDEYGSTHENLIYNGPFVLKGWDQASSMGWTFEKNEDYWDAESVILDTITVDVIKEVTTELNLYENEDTDIAFLSGNFVSQYIEDPNFHSSLNATTFYIEMNNLNNEESTELSNGNIRLAIASAIDKEGYTKSVLQDGSEPIDGFVPAGLASNPGTDTDYREDAGDLLTYDLEKAEKAWETGLSELGTDSIELELITSDTEDSKRLAEYLQDQLQKNLPGLTVKLRSMPFSMKLETVRAGDYDMAVNSWIADFADPINYVERFDTDINRMNYSNTEVDALVDKAKATYDDDEARWETLVEIEQVALGEDAALAPLYQSADSYLLNPNVEDFYKRVFGPDSYKWTWIEAK
- a CDS encoding C40 family peptidase, with protein sequence MRNMVNTTTTFLWSKNEYHPIQEKLLTQNRKENFYTLSDGDALKLYEDRLVDSELLYGDIVEVIEIIGTFAKVTVPKQAYKNDPNGYPGWVIAKDLTAVPDGWSEALKQVAVSRSTAKISFISETKTSQVVSIGTILTVLEATAKQYKVLTPDGIGFIAESDARIIGDLPVNAVEQMINSAKSFLDLRYVWAGTSAAGFDCSGFVYTLFRTFGIWLSRDAQEQVFEGEVHTYEEAIPGDLLFFAYQEGNGEVHHVGIYLGDDQMIHSQTPGSKVMVTKLEGTKYQKELCAVRRFF
- a CDS encoding serine hydrolase, with amino-acid sequence MDWDKEIHVLATKFAPFIESGIYIHDGTQKLASRNEEELFPATSIIKLPIYLYYYEQAIQGNLDLMHKIKVSKTGRANGSGVLHILTSIEEWSIEELLQLMIAVSDNEATNRLIYYAGLESIQTWIKTKKWGKRIALRRYLMDYESGLVNEISPRGALEILKEIIELGNKHPTVKDQIEKPFLLQQFRTGLPGYLDERAIPNLEMLNKTGEDNGIRHDVGLFRYKDQTVFIAALNKDVKEEAKAIEWMEELGKLVFEFLTEETD